The nucleotide window AGCCAACCCCGCGCACTGTCCGGATGAAGACCGGTGACGACGGATCATCACCGATCTTGCGCCGCACATGCCCGATATGCACGTCCACCAAATGCGGATCGCTCATCCAGCCGTCTCCCCATACGGCATCAATCAGTTGCTGCCGGGAGAAGACAATTCGAGGTTGGCCGGCCAACGCCACCAGCACCTCGAACTCGGTGCGGGTCAGGTCCACCGGTTCACCGCTTCGGTGAACTTCGCGGCCGGCGACGTCGATGTGAAGGGAGCCAAAGACAAGAGGCGGTGTGCCGAGCGCGGCGGCTTGTTCGCTGGGGCGCGGTCGGCGGAGCATAGCGCGCACTCGAGCTACTAGCTCTCGCGGGCTGAATGGTTTGGTCAGGTAGTCGTCTGCTCCGACAGAGAGACCGACCAGCTTGTCGATCTCCTCGACCCGCGCGGTCAGCATGATGATGTAGCAATCAGTGAAGGTGCGCACGGTACGACAAACCTCAATGCCATCCATCCCTGGCAGGCCCAAATCGAGAACGATGATTGCGGGGGCCCAATCTCGTGCCTTCGTCACGGCGGACTGGCCGTCGGCCGCCGTCTCAACGTCGAACCCATCTCGCTCCAAGTAGCCGGCCACCAACTCGAGCAGCGGTACCTCGTCGTCGACCACCAAGACTCGCGGACGCGGCTCCGCAGTGGTCTGTGGCCTGAAGGTCGTTGACATCATGGTCTCATTGTCCCTCCGGGTTCATCCCGGACCTCTCTGATGAGCGGCCACAGCCCATATCCCCAGTCAATCTTTGTCAAAAGCCCATTCAGTGGATTTCATCCACCGCGGGCTTGTCGCCAGCCAGGAGAATCCAACTATGCAGATCCCCCAAACGCTGACTCGGTCGTGATTTGCTGACCCTCAGCCGCGGCATTCTCAGCTGAACTTTGTCAAGTGCCGATACGGTTTTCGGGTATCCGCGTTCGCAACGTGGCCTGATCGACACCGGAGGTGACATGGACCCGCACGGCAATTCCGTAACTAAACGTCGCCAAGGACCCGCTGTCGCATACGTGTTCACTGCGGTTCTGGTGCTAACAGCCATGCTGCTAGGAATCCTGGCCATGCACTCAATAATCGGCGAACACGGCGTCGCGTCGGGGGCAGCCGAGTCCACAGCACATTCCGACACCATCCCGAGTGGCGCAGACTTCAGAACTGAGATGGCGGTCGTGGCGACAGCGGCGATGATCCCGCTAATGGCGCATGCCGAAGTTGGCCTGTTCGGTTGCGCGGACTGCATGCTCGACTGCGCCATGTGGGCGATGACCTGCGCCATCCTGCTGGTCCTGGCGTCTCTCATCATTCTCGCCCGCACCCCGGCCACGTATCGGCGCCTGCTCGAAGCGGGCGGGCGCGTCGTCTCTGTCTTTCATGGCCCTGCGCCCCATCTTTTCCGGCCTAGCTTGGTCGTTCTTTCCATCAGTCGCACCTAAAACCGGCAATGGCCTTCGCGTCACTTGACGCCTGCCTTCACGACGCCGTATGGCGAACCGGTTTCTCACGCCTGACTCTGAATGGATTAACAATGCCCAAGCCACGTACCAACCTCCTTACTGCCGCGGCCATCGCGACAGCACTCACTCTCAGCGCCTGCGTCGGCGGAACCACCGATACCGGTTCATCCGCCGCCCCCAGCTCCCCCGATTCCTCCGCCTCCTCGGTCGATTTCGTCGACGCGGACGTCGAGTTCGCCCAGATGATGATCCCCCACCACGAACAGGCCGTTGAAATGAGCGACGACCTCCTTGCGAAGGACGGCATCGACCCGCGCATCGTGGATCTGGCCACCGAGATCAAGGCCGCCCAGGAGCCCGAAATCAAGCAGCTCGAATCGTGGCTGACAGCATGGGGAATGGATGACACCAGCTCCAGCGAGATGGATATGTCCGACATGGATCACGGCACGGACGGCATGATGTCCGATGACGACATGAACGCCCTCAAGTCCGCTTCCTCAGAGGACGCCGGGAAGCTTTTCCTCGAACAGATGATCGTTCATCACCAGGGCGCCATCGCGATGGCGCAGACCGAGATCGACGAGGGACAATACCCGGACGCCGTGGACATGGCCACGAACATCGTGGAGAGCCAGACCGCTGAGATTGATGTCATGAACGACATCCTCGCCACACTCTAGAACTCCCCCACCAGGATCGGGGCCGCGCATCGCGGCCCCGATCCGCGGCGTGCCCAACTCGGACACCATCTCCTCGCCTCCCTGAGGCGCAGATTGAGCGCGCCAACGTGATCGCAAGGACCACCTCCTCATGACCGCATCACCCCATCTCCCCCGCAAACAATTGCGCCTGGCCGAAAAACACCCGCACCTCAGCCGCCGAGCACAACGACCACTCCCCGCGACCCGTCGACCGGGCCGCCGCCTCAAAGGGAACTATCTCGGCTCTGCAATTCAGTGGCCCTTCCTTGTCGGAGTACCCATCACCACTGATTTCGGTCCTCGGATTCCCTCGTGCGATGGATGCTCCAGCTTCCATGAGGGCATCGATATGAACCCGGGCGTGAACACTCCGATCCAAGCGGTCGCGAATGGCGTCGTGAGAGAAGTCTCCAGCACTGGCAAAAGCGGACTGGGTGTGTACGCGATCATCGACCACATGATCGACGGGCGTCTCGTCAGCAGCCTGTACGCCCACATGACGGAAGGCACCCTGGCATTTGCTGTCGGCGACCCCGTCCTCGTCGGCCAGCTGGTGGGAAACGTTGGCAACACCGGTCAAAGTACCGGCCCACACCTTCACTTCGAGATCCTCCTTGACGGGGTCACCCCGACGGCCCCGTACGCCTGGCTGACAGACAAGGTGAGCGCATCATGACAGGCAGGCTGCGATGACCGTCATCGGATACGCGCGTGTTGCAACGCGCAAGAAGAGAGTTGATGAGCGAGAAATCGCGTTGACCTCGGCCGGCGCCGAGCGCGTATTTGTGGACCACGGCGAGTCGAGGAATAAGGCGTCGCTGCCGCAGTTTTCAGCTTGCCTGGATTACTTGCGGGCAGGTGACCTCTTGTTGGTTTGCCAGCTGAGCCAGTTGGATCGGTTGGGTCGTGACGATCGTTTGATTACGCTGCTTCATGAGCTCGGCGAACGCGGCATCGGGCTTCGTTCGCTAGCGGAACCGGCGATCGATACGACCGGCCCCTCAGGCCGGGCCCTCTTCGATATCATCGCTGTGTTCACTCAGCTGCGTACTGAGTCGATCCAGGTGCACCGGCGCGATGGCCCCGCACCGGCTCGAGCACATGGGCGCAACGGCGCACGCCCCACAGATATGACAAACGAGAGGATCGCTGTAGCTATCGATATGCGCGAAAGGGGCGCCACGATTGACACGATCGCCACCACTCTCGGCGTCGACAACGTCACTGTGCAACGCGCGCTCCTGAGCAACCCGGACGGACAGCCGAAGTTGGCGCGCGATGAGGGATGATGTCGGGCAGACGAGCCCGCTGCCCGTCTCGCGTCACCTCACGTAGGAGACCAGGCCGATCATGCCGCGAGCAGCGTGGTACGCGTTGTGGCAGTGGACGAGCCATTGGCCTGGATTATCAGCGTCGAATTCGACGGTGACGGTTTCCCCCGGCCGGACGATGACGGTGTCCTTGCGTGCTCCGTTGCCCGCGATCTGAAAGCTGTGTCCGTGCAGGTGCATTGGATGCCACATCATCGTGTCGTTGATCATCGTGATCTGCACCCGCTCGTTGAGGCTGACATCGAAGGCACCAGCGTAGGGGTCGTCCATGTTGAAGGTCCGCCCGTTGATGCTCCAGTCGTAGGAGTGCATCCCTCCCGTAAGTCGCATCTCGTGTCGCCGGGTCGGCGAGCGGGACGGGAGGCGGACGGATTCATCTGCTCGCAACTGACCGCCGTCGGTGACGTCACCTGTCAGAGTGGACGGCATTCGACCCGGCGAGGGTGGGGTGCCAGAACCTGTGCGGATGAGCCCGTAGGCGCTTCCGTCCTTGCCTTCGGGGAGAGCCAGAACTGGAGTGTAGCCGTCGACGACGGTGACGAGCGCGTCGATGCGTTCGCCCATTCCAAGGACAACGGCGTCCACCTGCTGGTGCTGGACGGGAAAGCCGTCGGTGTGGGTGAGGGTGATCTTCTGCCCGGGGATGCCCACCCTGTAGGCGGTGTCCCCTGCCGCGTTGATGATGCGCAAGCGGATCCGACTGCCGGGTCGGCTGTCGAACACTTCGGCCGTTTGCGGAGCCTTGCCGTTGAATAGATGGACGGGGAATGGCACGTCGCCCGCGTCACCGCCCAAGTATGGGCTGGTGAAAGTCGACCCCATTCCGCTCATGCCCGAATCCATCCCGCTCATACCCGACCCGCCGGCCAAAGCGTTCAGCGCATCGTCGGGAGTGCCCGGGAGTCCGTCGAGCCAGTCGTCGAGGAGGATGACCCATTCCTGGTCGTAGGCCATCGGTTCGTTGGGGTCATCGATGATGAGCGCTCCGGACAGCGCTCGTTCACGTTGCATGTCCACGTGGGAGTGATACCAATAGGTACCTGGTTGGTTCAGAAAGAATTGATATCTATAGTCGCTGCCTGAAGCTATCCCTTTTTGGGTGACGCCTGGCACCCCGTCCGCGTCATTTCGCAAGGCGAGGCCGTGCCAATGGACGCTCGTCGGCTCTGCCAGGTTGTTGGTCACTGGCACCTTCAAAAGGTCTCCCGTTTTTGCGCGGATGAGAGGCCCGTTAAGTGTCCCGTTGTACCCCCAGGTCGTCAGAGCAGTGCCGGCGACTACGGTGTCGAAGGTACCGGCGGTGAGGTTGTGGGTGACGGTGGCGCCGTTGGCCGTACGGCGCGCCTCGTACCGGGCGACCACGGGATCGGTCGACAGTATCCGGTCGGCCCCGGCTCGGGCGCCGGGACCAGTCGTGCATGACGCAAGGACCGCTGTGGCCGTCGCAGCCAGGGTCGCGTCCAGGAAGGTCCGTCGAGTGAAGTGGGTGACCATCATTGCTCCGTTAGCTTGGGCTCGCGGTCGAGCGCATGGCGGGCCACGTCAGCGAGGAGAGATGGCGGCGCAGTTTTTTTTCTGACAGGCGTCCGTAGCTGAACAGCTCGCCGTCGATCAAGATGCCCGGAGCAAAAACGATGCCGACCCGATTGGCAAGTTCTCGGCCTTCCGCTGATGCCAACGGAATCTCCGCGATGTCCAGGGGGTACTCTTCGCTGAGCTGCGCCAAGGTGTTCTTGGCGTTCACGCAGGATGGGCATGATTCCTGGGTCAGGACGGTGATCATCATGATCCGCTCACCCCGGCAGCCTTCATGTCGGCGAGCAGGTCGGTCATTGACACGTACATTGTGTAATCCGGTGCGCCGCCGTAGTCGGCGCGCCACTCAATCTCGCCGTCGGGCCCGACGAGGATGAAGCTGTGTCCGGCGCGGGAGTCGCCCATCATGCCGTAATCGTTCGCCCCGTACTCCTTGATGACGTCCATCTTCGTGTCCGCCAGCGCGACAGAAGCGAGCTTGTCGTCGTCCATCTTTTGCGCGATCAGGTCTACCGGTCCGCTGGTGATCGTGAGCACATCGTCGACTCCGGCGGCGGCGAGCTGGTCGGATGAGGCATCCAGGTCACGCATCTGGTCCCAGCACGGCTGGCAGCCCAGTCCCTCATGGAAGTACAAGAGCACCGACTTGCCCGAGTAGTCACTCAGATCCACGGTGTCCCCCGTTGTGGACTCCATTGCGAATCCAGGGGCCATTTCGCCTACCCCCGGAGATCCCACTGCGTAGTCGGCCGCATCGGCGCTCCTGCCCATAGGAGCGGACTGGGCCGTCTGGGCGGGCGCGGAGGGCTGCTGGGCGAGAACGAGGAAGAAGGCGCCGAAAATTGCCACGACCACGCCGGCACCGATCAGCACGACAAGGCGGTTGGTGTTCTTCCTCAGCGGCCGCATCGCTGCTGCCGGCTTCTTATTGCGTGATGCCATTACTTCGATTCCTTTGCATTGTCGTGACATGCCGGAGTGGTCGCACCGACCGCAACCTGTTCTGCCGTGTCTGGCTCTGTCGCCGAAGCGGTGTGACCGGCCTGTGGGCGTCGAGCGCGCAGCGCCTTCCACACGAGGGTGGCGAGGGCGGCGAAGACCACGAGCGCAGAGAGCCAACCGGGGATGAAACCAATGGACTGCTGGATAACCACCGCTGCGTGGTTCAGCCAAGCGGTGACCCGCACCTGCCAGCCGTCAGACGCCATGCCAATACCGCGAACCGCGATGATCATGGTGACGATGCCCATCCCGAGCATCAAGGCACCGGACAACAGGCTTGACAGCGGCAGCCGGCGCCCACCGGGCCACAACGCAACAGTGCGAGCCGTGAGCAGACGGCTATTGCTCCAATCCTTCCGGTCCCACACCAGTGCAAGGACGCAGAGCGGGGCGACCATGCCGAAGACATAGGCGACACCCACCAGCGCGGCGGTAGAAATCGACGACGCCGCCCCAGACATCGCGGCCACCCCAGCCAGCACCGGTGCACAACAGGCACTCGCCGCGCCAGAGAACACGCCCAGGCCATAAACGGAGCCGATTCCGGAGCCGGACTTCTTCCCCGACGGCATCGGGAGCATCAGCTTCCACCCCACCAACGTGGCGACACCCACGACGACCATGGCGATTCCCACGACGCTGAAGATCCAGAAGTGGTACTGCGCCAGGGCGCGGCTCACGATCGCGGCCCCCAACGCTATGGGCAGGATGATCGTGCCGACACCGGCGGCGAAAACCAGTGTCATGCCCAGAATCTGACCGCGACGGCGGAAGCTGGACGCGAAGAACGCCGGCAACATCACCGACACGCAACACGGGGCCAATAGGGCGACGATGCCGCCTAAGAACGAGGCGAGGATTGTGGTGGAGAGCAGGACCTGCTCCATGTATTGCTCCTTCAAAAGTGCACGGACTCACCGCCGTGCCGTCGGGGGGGCGGACGCCCGAGGTTCAAGCCTGGGTCGTGGTCTTTGCGGCTTCGTTAGAGCTGATGTCGGCGTGGTCGTATGAATCCTGCGTAGTGTCGGTGCTCCTATTTTTACTGCGCATCATCATGAACATCATTCCGATCATCATCACTGGGCACGCTAGAACCGCTGCGATGGGAAGCGCCTCGCCGATCGACCGGCCGGCCGCCAGGAGTCCGCCGAGGATGACGACACCGATCACGATCATGCCGATGAGATGAGACTTGCCGCCGTGGTTGTGCCCGTTCATGGACCTTCTCTTTTCTGGGGTTTGGTTTGGTGGACTGCGTCCTCCGGTGGTGTGTCAGTCCCCCGGCTATTCACGGGGAAGATCTGAGCGATCGCCCACACACCGAGAATGACGAAGACCACACAAATTCCGGCGAGAATCGGCCACGCATTCATGACCATTACTTCCTCCTATCGGAATGTCTTGTCATGACTGTGGCCCCTCTACCCGGGCCTCTCGGTGCAGGTTTGACGAAGAAACGATAAAGAATGGTCCTCATCTGCGAGGGAGCTCTCAGCCTTGGACTCCGCCAGAGCAGGGCGCGCCGGGTTCGGGGGCTTGTGGACCCTGCAGATAGGCGGAGAGGAATTCGCTCAGCCTCGGGTCGCCCGCTCTGTCTACCTGAAGCCGCTTACCCCACGTGGTGGCGATGATCGGCGCCGGAAGGTCCGGATACGGGCTCAAGATCTCGAACGAATTCGCTGCCGAGTTGGAGATAAGGATCTTCAGCTCAGCTGCACCGGAGGCAATTCCGGGAATGCGACAGTGCTGAGGACGTGCTCGCGGGTGAGCCCCGAAAAGCTCTCAACTTCGTCGATCGTGGAGCCAGCTGCAGACCTGTCATCAGACCCTGCATTCGGACTTCCGAGCAACACAAGGAGGGTGGACAGTTCCACCGTCACGGCCTACCAGTGCCGAACCGACGAGAGGGCCGATGTGGTGGAGAACGTGCGGCGTAAGGCCCGCGATCCCTCCCAAGCCCGCCGTGAAAGCCGTCCAACGTCGGGTGTGGGTCTATGTCCACCATCGCCTGCGTGCGCATCGATATCGATGGAGTTTCAGTGAAGGAACGATCAAGGAGCGAAGAAACCACATGGAAACTTCACAGTTCCTTCGAAAGTTCCATATTCGGGGGCAGAAGACTCGACGTCAGAGCGCCGCTGGCGCCAGACGAAAGGAAATTTGATGATGGGAAATTATGCAGGCGGCATGGGCGGGGCGGGTTGGATCCTGATGGTCCTGCTTTCGGTGACGCTGATCGTCGCTATCGTGTGGATGGTCGTCGGAATGGTCACCCAACCCAGACAACCATCTGCCCCAGTAGCGACGCCGGAGGCGAGGATCGATACTCCAGCCGACATCCTGAAGCGTCGGCTGGCCAGAGGCGAAATCGACACAGCGACCTACGAGGAACTCAGTTCAACCATGGAGAAGTCGCGCTAAACGCGCCGGCCTGTTGGCGATCCGTGACTTGTAGCCCCCACCGGGCGCTGGGCGGATCGTCCCTCTGGCGCCCGAGAAGGGCCCGCCGTGATCCGGGCGACCACCCGATTTCTCCCAACCGCGCTTGGACGGTTCATCAGTGATCCACGTCTCGACTTTCGTCCCCGTCACGTCATCAACCTGCGCCTCGCACCCCAGCACGACGACAATGTCTACGCCGGCTACTAGCAGCGGGGTGATGGCCTTCTGGTGCTCCTCGCCGACACCAATGCCCAGCTCCGCAAGCGGCTCCACCGTCTGAGCGTTCAGTGCAGTTCCGGGGTTTGTTCCCCCCGAGTGCGCTGTGATTCGGCCATGAACAAGCGATAGAAGTTAAACGAAAAACCCCCGAATCACCGGGGGTTTTGTTACTGCTGGGGTACCTGGACTCGAACCAAGAACAAATGATAGGCGTCTCGGCCGTGCCACTCCCCCGCAACTGGGGCGGAATCCCGCGGATTTCCGCGGTTTTCATGGATCTAGTGTACGCGCTGGCACGGACGTATACGGGCTCATTCTGGTCACGCAGCGAGGTATCTGGTTCGTTTCTGGTCACGCCGCCGACTGATTCCGGCACTGCCGGGGAGCTGACCTACATCGGCTCCGGACGTACCCTCGACCTAATACATTGACGATGCGACGATCACCGCTGTGTGGATCTGCGCTCCTCCCCAGGGCGCTGTCGTCACCTACCCCTTTGGACGCCAATACTTATGGCTATGTCCACCAAAGGTTGAGCCGGTGATCACTAAGCGCTCGCGCTACCCTCGGCAAAGCGCGACCTGGGGTCAGAGTGAGGTGGAGTCCATTGCCGGAGGGTTTCCGTTAGGAGTATCGCTGTCGGTGTACTCGCCCTCTGCCTGTGTGGCGTCGTCGCCAATTTCCGGCGTGCCGGCCGCTGCCTCGGAATCGGTGTATTCGCCATCAGCAGCGTCGTTGATCTTCATGGTTCTCCCTCTCGAACGGACGATTAGTCTATGTCGTTGCTCTGGGTAAGGACGGGCGGACGTGATGTGCGGTGTTCATCATCCGCCCGGAACTGATCCGCGGCGCCAGTCCGCTGAATGTAATGCTCTGCGGTCACCACCCGGCGATGCAGCCCTCCTAGCTACCGCGCTGGAAGCTGTCCCGTTCACTGAGGCGGTCCTCGGCGACCACGTCGGAGATCCCGAGGTGTCTTGATAGCAAATCGGCTTCATTGCTGTCGCGCGCCGGTCGCCCTACCTTCCTCTAACTTGAGTCGCGGTCGGGAAGAAACCGGTACCCCATTCCCGATTCAGTGAGCAGGTAGCGCGGCCGACTCGGGTCGGGTTCGATCTTTTTGCGTAGTTGAGCGATATATAGCCGGAGATAGCCCGTGTCGCTGATGTGCTCTGATCCCCAAATATCGGTGAGGAGACTCTGGCGGGTGACAAGTTTCCCGGCGTTCCTGACAAGCACTTCGAGGACCTGCCATTCTGTGGGCGTCAGCCGGACGAGTTCAGTCCCCGTTGGGGCGTTCCTTGTGACGCTTTTGGCGGCAAGGTCGATGGCGATATCGGCGAATCGGACTGTCGGCGCAGTTTCCTCGTTCGGGACCCGTCTGGTCAAGGCGCGAATGCGAGCGAGGAGTTCGTCGATTGAAAACGGTTTGGTGACGTAGTCGTCTGCGCCGGCGTCTAGGGCTTCGACTTTCTCTGCGGCGCCGGTTCGTCCGGATACAACCAGGATGGGGGCGAGAGTCCAGCCGCGGAGCGCTTGGATAACTTGGATCCCGTCGAGTTCAGGCATGCCGAGGTCGAGCATGAAGATGTCGGGACGATGCGCGATGGCTGAGTTGAGTGCTTCCGTGCCGTTGACTGCTGTAATGATTTCGTAGCCGCGCGCGCCGAGGGTAATTCGTAATGCGCGGAGTATCTGTGGGTCATCGTCGGCGATGAGGATCTTCATGCGGTCTCCTGGTCTACAGTCCCAGCGCGTTCAGCCTGGGTGCCAGCGTAGTTCTCTCCTGCTGTTGACTGGTCGCGTTGAGGACGTGCCTCGGGCAGGGATATAACCATCGTCAGTCCGCCGCCGGGTGTGGTCTCGGCTTCGAGGGTGCCTCCCATCCCTTCGGTGAACCCCTTGGACAGGGCGAGCCCCAGGCCGAGCCCCGTGAGGTTATCCGTGTCGCCGAGTCGTTGGAAAGGGACGAAGATGTCGTCGCGCCGTTCGGGAGAGATGCCGGGGCCATGGTCGATGACGCGGATTTCGACGGTGCCACCGAAGCTACTGGTCGAGATACGCACTCGGGTGCCGGGCGGAGCGAAGCGGGAGGCATTCGCGAGGAGATTCACCACTACTCGTTGAAGCAGTCCGTGATCGGCGACAAGAGTGGGAAGGTCCGGGTCGAGGTCAAGCTCGATAGCTTGGGGGCCGAGTTTCAGTTCGTCCAGCGACGGGAGGATCACGTCCTCTGCGTCTATGGCGTCGAGAGAGACTCCGAGAACGCCGGCTTGGACTCTGCTCACGTCGAGGAGGTTGGTCACGAGTGCGGCGAGGGTTTGCAGGCTCTCATCTGCAGTGGCGATGAGTTCGTCACGATCGCTTGCGGACCAGGTGACTTCGGTCGAGCGTAGTCCGCTGATCGCGGCGGTGGCCGCGGCGAGTGGCCGGCGGAGGTCGTGGCTGACGGCTGTGAGGAGTGCGCTTCGCACCCTGTCGGTTTCGGCCAGGGGCCCGATCTCGTTTGCGGTCGCGGTGAGAGCGGAATGCTCCATGGCGGCGTCGATTTGGGCGGCGATCACCGCAAGCAGCCGTCGTTCCGATGCCTGCAAGTCTCCCCCGTGGAGTTCGAGGCTGGCACGGACCCCCACCGGCACCGTGGTGACGTGTGCGGCCTGGGTGGGTTCTCCGTCTCTGACGAGAATCTGACCCTGTGCGATCAGGCGGACTTCCGTGAGGTTGAACGCTTCCCGCGTGCGACTGATCAACGCCTGCAGAGCGCTTTGACCCCGAAGTACGCTTCCGGAGATGGTAGCGAGCAGTTCGGACTCTGCTGCCGAGCGTTTCGCGGCTCGGGTGCGGCGGGCGGCTTGATCGACAACGTAACTGACCAGGGCTGCGTTGAGCACATACAGCACGAGCGCTAAGAGGTGCAGTGGCTCATCGACAGTGATGGTGTGGATCGGTTCGACGAAGAAGAAATCAAGAGTGAGGCCCGAGAGGAAAGCCGCAAAGAGGGCCGGCCAGATCCCGCCGATCAGAGCGACGAGTACGACCAGGAGCTGGTAGGTGAGAACATCGCTTGTGATGGATTCCGGGCTTCGGAACGACGCGAGTAGCCAGGTCACGAGTGGACCGCCGAGCAGGGCAAGGACGAAACCCAAAATGCGTCTCTTCATCGTGACAGCCCCGGCAAGTCGAGGCAGCGCGAACCGGCCTCCGGCTGCGGCGTGCGTGACGATGTGTACATCGATGTTGCCGGATTCGCGAATCACGGTGGAACCGATTCCAGGACCGGTAAGCGCGGCCATCAGGCGGCTTCTCCGGCTGACGCCGATCACGAGTTGTGTGGCATTGGCGCCCTTGGCGAATTCGACCAGGGAGTGCGGGATGTCGTCGCCGATGACCTGGTGGTAGGTTCCGCCGAGGGTCTCCACGAGGGTTCGCTGCTGGCCCAGCGCCCCCGGGTGCGTCGATCTAAGCCCGTCCTGGCTGGTGACATGCACCGCGAGGAGCTCCCCGCCGGCGGAACGTGCGGCGATCCGGGCGCCGCGCCGGATGAGGGTTTCTCCCTCCGGACCACCGGTGAGGGCGATGACGACTCGCTCTCGGGCCTCCCATTTGCTGTCGATTCCGTGTTCGGCACGATAGGACTTCAACGCGGTATCGACCTCGTCCGCCAGCCAGAGCAAGGCAAGTTCTCGCAGGGCGGTGAGGTTGCCCAATCGGAAGTAATTAGACAGGGCCGCGTCGATGCGTTCGGCTGGGTAGACCCGGCCGTCGGCCAAGCGTGCACGCAACGCTTGCGGCGCGAGGTCCACCACTTCGATCTGGTCGGCAGCGCGGAGTACTTCGTCTGGAACGGTTTCACGTTGCGGCGCACCGGTGATTTGCTGCACGACGTCGTTGAGTGATTCGATGTGCTGGATGTTGACGGTCGACATCACGTCAATTCCCGCAGCCAGCAGGGTTTCTACGTCCTGCCACCGTTTGTTGTGCGTGGAGCCAGGTGCATTCGTGTGCGCGAGCTCGTCGACTAAGGCGATGGTGGGTCTCCTCAGGATGACCGCGGCGAGGTCCATCTCGGTCAATTCGACGCCGCGGTGCAGGATCGTGGAGCGTGGGATGACCTCGAGGCCGTCGGCCATGGCGGCCGTGGCGGCGCGGCCGTGGGTTTCCACGACCGCGACCACCACATCCTGGCCTTCACCGAGGAGTCGCTTGCCTTCCTCGAGCATGGTGTAGGTTTTGCCGACGCCGGGGGCGGCGCCGAGCAGCACTCGTAACCGCCCTCGTTTCATCGTTAGGCCTGCAGGGCTTCGAGTGCAATGTTCAGCTGGAGTACGTTCACCGTCGGCTCGCCGAGATAGCCCAGGTCTCGGGACTGGACGTGAGCCTCGACCAGCGCCCGCACATCGTCCACGGGGAGATCCCGGGTGGCCGCGATACGGTCGACCTGGAGCAGTGCGTACTCCGGGCTGATGTGTGGGTCCAATCCGGACGCCGATGCAGTGAGGGCATCCGCGGGGATTTCGTCGGGGTCGACGCCGTTGAACTCTGCGATCTGCGCTTTACGCTCCTCGATCGCAGCGATCAGGTCCGTGTTCTCCGGGCCGTAGTTGGATCCGCTGGACGCGCCGGCGTCGTATCCGTCGCCAGCGGCTGAGGGGCGCGGTTGGAACCATTCCGGCAGCGGGTTGCCGTCGGCGTCGGAGAAGGACTGCCCGATGAGGGCAGATCCGACGACTTCGCCGTCCACGGTTTCGGTTGAGCCGTTCGCCTGAGCGGGCAGTGCAAGCTGGCCGATACCGGTGATGACGAGTGGGTAGGCCACGCCGAGGCCGACAGTGAGGACGAGCATGGCGCGGAGGGCGACCCAGTAGTGCGCGATGCCCGAGCGTGGTGCGCTCATGATGAGATCTTCTTTCTGATGTGGAGCACGGGGTTAGAAGCCGGGGAGCAGACCGACGATGAGGTCGATCAGCTTGATTCCGATGAAGGGCGCGATCACGCCGCCGACGCCGTAAACGAGCAGGTTGCGGCTGAGGATCTTCGATGCGCTCAGCGGACGGTACTTCACCCCACGCAGAGCCAACGGGATAAGGACGACGATGACGATGGCGTTGAAGATGATCGCCGACAGGACCGCCGACGACGGGGAATGCAGCCCCATGATGTTGAGCACGGCCAAGCCGGGGAACACTCCCATGAACATCGCCGGGATGATTGCGAAGTATTTCGCAATGTC belongs to Cryobacterium sp. SO2 and includes:
- a CDS encoding response regulator transcription factor — its product is MMSTTFRPQTTAEPRPRVLVVDDEVPLLELVAGYLERDGFDVETAADGQSAVTKARDWAPAIIVLDLGLPGMDGIEVCRTVRTFTDCYIIMLTARVEEIDKLVGLSVGADDYLTKPFSPRELVARVRAMLRRPRPSEQAAALGTPPLVFGSLHIDVAGREVHRSGEPVDLTRTEFEVLVALAGQPRIVFSRQQLIDAVWGDGWMSDPHLVDVHIGHVRRKIGDDPSSPVFIRTVRGVGYQMGVGA
- a CDS encoding DUF305 domain-containing protein, yielding MPKPRTNLLTAAAIATALTLSACVGGTTDTGSSAAPSSPDSSASSVDFVDADVEFAQMMIPHHEQAVEMSDDLLAKDGIDPRIVDLATEIKAAQEPEIKQLESWLTAWGMDDTSSSEMDMSDMDHGTDGMMSDDDMNALKSASSEDAGKLFLEQMIVHHQGAIAMAQTEIDEGQYPDAVDMATNIVESQTAEIDVMNDILATL
- a CDS encoding M23 family metallopeptidase translates to MTASPHLPRKQLRLAEKHPHLSRRAQRPLPATRRPGRRLKGNYLGSAIQWPFLVGVPITTDFGPRIPSCDGCSSFHEGIDMNPGVNTPIQAVANGVVREVSSTGKSGLGVYAIIDHMIDGRLVSSLYAHMTEGTLAFAVGDPVLVGQLVGNVGNTGQSTGPHLHFEILLDGVTPTAPYAWLTDKVSAS
- a CDS encoding recombinase family protein, translating into MTVIGYARVATRKKRVDEREIALTSAGAERVFVDHGESRNKASLPQFSACLDYLRAGDLLLVCQLSQLDRLGRDDRLITLLHELGERGIGLRSLAEPAIDTTGPSGRALFDIIAVFTQLRTESIQVHRRDGPAPARAHGRNGARPTDMTNERIAVAIDMRERGATIDTIATTLGVDNVTVQRALLSNPDGQPKLARDEG
- a CDS encoding multicopper oxidase family protein; the encoded protein is MMVTHFTRRTFLDATLAATATAVLASCTTGPGARAGADRILSTDPVVARYEARRTANGATVTHNLTAGTFDTVVAGTALTTWGYNGTLNGPLIRAKTGDLLKVPVTNNLAEPTSVHWHGLALRNDADGVPGVTQKGIASGSDYRYQFFLNQPGTYWYHSHVDMQRERALSGALIIDDPNEPMAYDQEWVILLDDWLDGLPGTPDDALNALAGGSGMSGMDSGMSGMGSTFTSPYLGGDAGDVPFPVHLFNGKAPQTAEVFDSRPGSRIRLRIINAAGDTAYRVGIPGQKITLTHTDGFPVQHQQVDAVVLGMGERIDALVTVVDGYTPVLALPEGKDGSAYGLIRTGSGTPPSPGRMPSTLTGDVTDGGQLRADESVRLPSRSPTRRHEMRLTGGMHSYDWSINGRTFNMDDPYAGAFDVSLNERVQITMINDTMMWHPMHLHGHSFQIAGNGARKDTVIVRPGETVTVEFDADNPGQWLVHCHNAYHAARGMIGLVSYVR
- a CDS encoding thioredoxin family protein yields the protein MMITVLTQESCPSCVNAKNTLAQLSEEYPLDIAEIPLASAEGRELANRVGIVFAPGILIDGELFSYGRLSEKKLRRHLSSLTWPAMRSTASPS
- a CDS encoding peroxiredoxin family protein codes for the protein MASRNKKPAAAMRPLRKNTNRLVVLIGAGVVVAIFGAFFLVLAQQPSAPAQTAQSAPMGRSADAADYAVGSPGVGEMAPGFAMESTTGDTVDLSDYSGKSVLLYFHEGLGCQPCWDQMRDLDASSDQLAAAGVDDVLTITSGPVDLIAQKMDDDKLASVALADTKMDVIKEYGANDYGMMGDSRAGHSFILVGPDGEIEWRADYGGAPDYTMYVSMTDLLADMKAAGVSGS